A section of the Paralichthys olivaceus isolate ysfri-2021 chromosome 16, ASM2471397v2, whole genome shotgun sequence genome encodes:
- the LOC138405098 gene encoding uncharacterized protein SPEM3-like, protein MDTTVIEDPHRAEQKPAPPDTHTHTHTHTHTHTHTLTHSLTHSLTLSLSHTHTLTHSLTHTHTHTHSYTHTHTLIHTHTHTHTHTHTHSLTHSLSHTHTFTLSHTHTLTHSLSHTHTFTLSLTHTHTHSYTHTHTLTHTHTHSLTHIHTHTHTLTHLLTHTLTHSHTHTHLHSLTLIHTQSLTQSHTLSHTLTHTHIHTHTLILTLILTHTLTHSLTHSHTHSLTHTHTHTHTHSLETASCLLVSPAETFQILSVNRRNSLSSRPPLVLSSSSRPPLVLLSSSRWSWTIQHLTAALTLRFFYETFSLWWVGYHSD, encoded by the coding sequence ATGGATACCACAGTGATAGAAGATCCACACAGAGCTGAACAAAAACCTGcacctcctgacacacacacacacacacacacacacacacacacacacacacacacactcactcactcactcactcactcactcactctctctctctcacacactcacacactcacacactctctcacacacacacacacacacacacactcatatacacacacacacacactcatacacacacacacacacacacacacacacacacacacacactcactcactcactcactctcacacacacacacatttacactctctcacacacacacactcactcactcactctcacacacacacacatttacactctcactcacacacacacacacacactcatatacacacacacacactctcacacacacacacacacactcactcactcatatacacacacacacacacacactcacacatttactcacacacacactcactcactctcacacacacacacatttacactcactcacactcatacacacacagtcactcactcaatcacacacactctctcacaccctcacacacacacacatacacactcacacactcatactcacactcatactcacacacacactcactcactcactcactcactcacacactcactcactcacacacacacacacacacacacacacacacagcctggaAACAGCTTCGTGTCTTCTCGTCTCTCCAGCTGAAACATTTCAGATTCTCTCAGTAAACAGAAGAAATAGCTTgtcctctcgtcctcctcttgtcctctcgtcctcctctcgtcctcctctcgtcctcctctcgtcctctcGATGGTCGTGGACCATTCAACATCTCACAGCTGCTCTGACTCTCAGGTTTTTCTACGAGACTTTTTCACTGTGGTGGGTGGGGTACCACAGTGATTGA